Proteins from a genomic interval of Orbaceae bacterium lpD02:
- the pnuC gene encoding nicotinamide riboside transporter PnuC — MINIILTIGRHRIYPYFCVLLVIFAFFYTDPFTSFNLRYAISFFGAICGLLCVILLAKRRNSGNVLGMFAAFGESTANILGGNIGASLPSFYYFGAHIYGLVTWHKNKTSDQTVKVRSLSERYFLATLIFLILAVFLNIYLTGALGVDNTVYQLITNCFIFGLGVVAQLLLMMRFSFNWYLWIILNILVISLNIYTNNPIIATQYLIYLFNSAYGMCEWKRSESRPVV; from the coding sequence ATGATTAACATTATTCTTACTATTGGTCGTCATCGAATTTATCCTTATTTTTGTGTATTGTTAGTAATATTTGCTTTTTTTTATACAGACCCATTCACATCGTTTAATCTTCGCTATGCCATCTCTTTCTTTGGTGCAATATGTGGGTTGCTATGCGTTATTTTATTAGCTAAAAGAAGGAATAGTGGTAATGTCCTTGGTATGTTTGCTGCATTTGGCGAGTCTACTGCTAATATTTTAGGGGGCAATATTGGTGCGAGTTTACCATCATTTTATTACTTTGGTGCTCATATTTATGGTCTGGTTACTTGGCATAAGAATAAAACCAGTGATCAAACGGTTAAGGTTCGTTCCTTAAGTGAACGCTATTTTTTAGCCACACTGATATTTTTAATTCTTGCGGTCTTCTTGAATATCTATTTAACTGGAGCGCTAGGTGTAGATAATACCGTTTACCAGCTAATTACTAACTGTTTTATTTTTGGATTAGGTGTGGTTGCTCAGTTATTGCTGATGATGCGCTTTTCGTTTAACTGGTATTTATGGATAATTTTAAATATCTTGGTTATTAGCTTAAATATTTATACTAATAACCCTATTATTGCTACGCAGTACTTAATCTACCTGTTTAACTCTGCTTATGGAATGTGCGAATGGAAACGTTCTGAATCGCGACCAGTAGTGTAG
- the nadR gene encoding multifunctional transcriptional regulator/nicotinamide-nucleotide adenylyltransferase/ribosylnicotinamide kinase NadR, which translates to MSSFNYLKSAIKRKNVSLQVVADATNMTKGYLSQLINDKVKMPSAQKLEALHQYLNLDYPHKHKKTGVIFGKFYPLHTGHIYLIQRAISQLDELYIILCSDTKRDEELFKDSAMSRQPTINDRMRWLLQTFKYQKNIHIELLEEDGIPSYPHGWNEWSSRVKSLFNDKGIEADCIYSSEPQDAKMYKQLFALDTILIDPDRSFMKVSATQIRQAPLKNWQYIPTEVRPFFVRTVAILGGESSGKSTLTNKLANVFNTTSAWEFGREYVFSNLGGDERALQFSDYDKIALGQAQYIDFAIKYANKVAFIDTDFVTTQAFCKKYEGKEHPFVQAMINNYRFDLVILLENNTPWVADGLRHLGNPTQRKSFQQSIKTMLTKNKIKFITIESADYDERYLQCIELVSKLINHSNA; encoded by the coding sequence ATGTCTAGCTTCAATTATTTAAAATCGGCAATTAAACGAAAAAATGTATCGTTACAAGTTGTTGCCGATGCAACAAATATGACTAAAGGCTATTTAAGTCAATTAATTAATGATAAAGTTAAAATGCCTAGCGCCCAAAAACTTGAAGCATTACATCAATATTTAAATTTAGACTATCCTCATAAACATAAAAAGACTGGTGTGATTTTCGGCAAATTCTACCCACTGCATACTGGGCATATTTATTTAATTCAGCGTGCGATAAGTCAACTGGACGAACTTTATATTATTTTGTGTTCTGATACAAAGCGAGATGAAGAACTATTTAAAGATAGTGCAATGTCACGCCAACCAACGATTAACGATAGAATGCGCTGGTTACTGCAAACATTTAAGTACCAAAAAAATATTCATATTGAACTATTAGAAGAAGATGGTATCCCTTCTTATCCACATGGCTGGAATGAATGGAGTTCACGTGTTAAGTCACTTTTTAATGATAAAGGCATTGAAGCTGATTGCATTTACTCAAGTGAGCCACAAGATGCAAAAATGTACAAGCAACTTTTTGCTTTAGATACTATCCTTATCGATCCTGATCGTAGTTTTATGAAGGTAAGTGCAACCCAAATTCGCCAAGCACCGCTCAAGAATTGGCAATATATTCCAACCGAAGTCAGACCATTTTTTGTTAGAACTGTTGCTATTTTGGGCGGTGAATCGAGCGGTAAATCGACCTTAACTAATAAGCTTGCTAACGTGTTTAATACTACGAGTGCATGGGAATTTGGTCGTGAATATGTTTTTTCTAACTTAGGGGGAGACGAAAGGGCATTGCAGTTTTCTGATTATGATAAAATTGCCTTGGGTCAGGCGCAATACATTGATTTTGCGATTAAATATGCCAATAAAGTCGCGTTTATTGATACCGACTTTGTCACAACACAAGCATTTTGTAAAAAATATGAAGGCAAAGAGCACCCGTTTGTACAAGCTATGATCAATAATTACCGTTTTGATTTAGTCATTTTACTTGAAAACAATACCCCTTGGGTAGCAGATGGTTTGCGTCACCTTGGTAACCCAACTCAACGGAAATCCTTTCAACAATCGATTAAAACAATGTTAACTAAAAATAAGATCAAATTTATTACTATTGAATCTGCCGATTATGATGAACGATATTTACAGTGTATCGAGTTAGTATCTAAATTAATTAATCATAGTAATGCATAA
- a CDS encoding PTS glucose transporter subunit IIA, giving the protein MFGLFKKKKKSVELFAVCDGTFKSIEKVNDTVFADKIMGDGFAVSPTSGKVSVNSPIKGKILSIFPTKHAITFVTDEGIEGLVHMGIDTVALKGDGFVVDVEEGQKVDQNTRLAQMDVDFIAQQNKDCDIIVVFTNLDNKKLLINQSGKVQKAQLIGGIEL; this is encoded by the coding sequence ATGTTTGGTCTGTTTAAAAAGAAAAAAAAATCAGTCGAGTTATTTGCCGTGTGTGATGGAACGTTTAAATCAATTGAAAAAGTTAATGATACTGTTTTTGCGGATAAAATTATGGGAGACGGTTTTGCTGTTAGTCCTACAAGTGGTAAAGTAAGTGTTAACTCGCCAATCAAAGGTAAAATTTTAAGTATTTTCCCAACTAAACATGCAATTACATTTGTTACTGATGAAGGTATTGAAGGCTTAGTTCATATGGGGATTGATACTGTTGCATTAAAGGGCGATGGTTTTGTTGTTGACGTGGAGGAAGGGCAAAAAGTCGATCAAAATACTCGACTGGCTCAAATGGATGTTGACTTTATTGCTCAGCAAAATAAAGATTGCGATATTATCGTGGTGTTTACAAACTTAGATAATAAAAAACTACTGATAAATCAATCTGGAAAAGTTCAAAAGGCACAACTAATTGGTGGTATTGAGCTGTAG